CTTAAATAGGAAAAGATAATGAGAacttacttctttttttttaatatacgcaATATAGATGCACCAAAATGCTCAAACCCCCAATGAGAACTTACTTATTTTTTGTCAACTCTGCAAGACTCGCAATTCGGTTTATAGTAGTTCGAGTTATAAATTTTTAGTTATGTTTCTATCGGATTATTCAGGCCTACCCATGAGTTTCAGGCCCGACACATAAAGAGTTAACTAACTGCACACATGTATGTAAAGAGACTTACTCTGTTGATAATTAAGAACAGCAGCTGTGGCTTGAGAGCTCTGAATGTGATGATTGATGGCAATAAAAGATATGAGAAACAAAATCAAGCATTTTACTTGTTTGTTAAACATGGCTCTTTAATTTTTCTCAGCTTCAagaaaaatatatgtatatgctAAGAGGAATAATTAGAAGATAATATTGAACTTTTGTAAACTTCAGCTAcatatttacatatatataggtGTGTGTTTGAATTCAAACTAAAGGTAATTAAAGTTTTTCTAAAGTCCGATCGAAGTGCACGTTTGAATTCAACTCGCCCCAAAAAGTGATCAATTGGaaataattttcaatttctGTATTACTAAGAAATTAATAGCaaattttagccaaatattGGCACTAAATTTCTCGGAAGTAAATATAGCATATTTTCGTCGAATAATTCGTCTTGTAAAATAGCAAAACTTTAGATTAAAAAGACTttgtatatggagtatatgataATAATACTATATATCAGCCAAAATGTTAATACAAAGAACATCGTGTAATAGATGCAAACATAACGACAAAGGATAAATGGAGTATGGTTGGGACCAAATTGgttatatattttcaaatttgttTTTTACAAAACGAAAAAGTAGATAGATGCTTCTATAGAAAAGGCCATGTTAGTCAAACTACAAGTTAAGGAAGATATATTTGTCTCGAACACGCAtgattttccaatgaatttaaTATGATTGGGTGCAAATTCATCCCATTTGTAGTTAGTAGTATAAGATTTTTTTGACTGTGACTTAAAAATAACTCTATGAAAATCTGGTCCAAAGCAAAAATACTGGTATTGATATCGGATGTCCATGACGAACCCTTCTACTTATACTAATGTTTTATCTATATATACAATAGAGGTTATGAACAAATAATATTATTCAATTTCGGTATGAAATTCGAATTTAGAATAAAAaagtgttggcaattgaaactaaaaatataacatataactgtcccacatcggtgtcaagagaaaactgaaactagtaaataagtctcatgggcccctcctcctatcaccaattggttttaggatgaaacccatggatttctatcatggtatcagagcgggtcaccgactgtgggtcatatttaactgacccagcagtatatctgggctgaaaccgaaaaaaatgactgacccaacagtataACTGGGCTAAAATTAgggccaagtggtccaaccgatcgaaaaaaaattgggccgattgtccaatcgattagaaaaaagtccaacccctccaaggtgaACCTtgaaaactagtatataagtctcatgggcccctcctcctagagaaaactgaaactagtatataagtctcatgggcccctcttcctatcaccaattggttttaggatggaacccatggatttctatcaaaaAGCATAAGAGCATTTTTGgacctcctatcaccaattggttttaggatggaacccatggatttctatcaaaaAGCATAAGAGCATTTTTGGACGATGAAATTCTACTAGTTGTTAAGTCATTTTCCTTAAATtaagtatataagtctcatgagcCCCTCCTCttagagaaaactgaaactagtatataagtctcatgggcccctcttcctatcaccaattggttttaggatggaacccatgaatTTCTATCAAAAAGCATGAGAGCATTTTTGGACGATGAAATTCTACTAGTTGTTAAGTCATTTTCCTTAAATTAATCAATAGGTTTGGACTTTGGAGTTTAAGTAATTTCAAATATTTGAGTGGTGAGTtgtaactaaaaatattttgtaAATTTCATTATGAGAGAAATCAATGTCGTTAAGTAATTAGCACGAAAATCATAATGAACAAATCGAAGGTATCGTTGGAAATTAATTTAGAGTATGTAGTTTTCAGGTTTCATTTATTCTATAGCGACTTAAAAGGGAAACAACCCATGTTTGTCGTTGTTCAATCTCAAGTTGAAAAAACAAGTGTAAATATGGAAACATGAATCGATTGGGCGTGTAGCATGGGCTCTATTGATTGACTGATGCAAAATGTCCAAGTTATATGAATACAGGAACTTAGTTACCAATTACGATtcaaagcaaaaaaaaagaacCTTCTTTTCGAGATGCACTGTGGGCAacacaaatactccctccgtccgcgaataggagtcccgttttttccattttagtcagTCCGCAAAtaagagtcccggttcacttttatcataaatggtaatagggtcccaccttccactaactcattccactcacatttcatttaaaactaatatatacaagtgagactcatattccactaacttttttccacccctttttcttaacatttcttaaaacacatgCCCTCatgaatgagactcctaatggcggacggagggagtaagatctatattttcaaaaatattagtaatactAGTACCAGGGATGTCAGTGCAGCCCGCAACTCGTTggctgacccgaataacccgctaaatttatagggttatggttgaaaatttatagtccgataaaattacaacccgattacctcgcacccgattaacccacaAACCGTTAGGACCAGACCCGAAAATCCGATAGGCTGGCCCAAAAagccgataaaatttctattattctatttgttTAACTCATAATTCGTCactttattgattatttttataatatatataactacgaaaataactttcaattttatattaaatatacaaatgatatattaaatttttattaatataataatagataaataaattagaaacttcaaattcactaaaaaatatatacaaatttctaaaacatgctttaaattTTCTTGAAATATGTTTATACTTCATTTtgcacaaatctcaaatattaatatttgttcatgtttatgtttgagtttaagcatatatctcaaattatcaaatttatcataattaaatgttttacatttttataaataaaactaattttcataattatttattggattgatcgtatattaattttatcggtagcaactcGATTAACctgttgggctagcccgaaacccgagcttttagggttagggttgaacttttataacccgaaaaatcacaacccgattgaCCCGAAATCCGCTGGGctgacccgattgacatcccctatgtatcttaattttttttaagtaggAAATGTCAAAATCAAAGAACTTGACTCTGTAGTTCCTAATATGGGCTAGTTTCTAAATGTACGTCGAAGTCGTGTAGATTTAAATTTTTAGTTAGGTAAAAGGATTTCACTACTTACATAGGAATGTATGATTCAATTAAAACTGTCGATTCAATTTGAAACTGAACTTGCGGTTCTAATTTGGTACCACAAATGTTTTAATGTGTTGAACTGAAATTGGCTGTACCAATTCAACCGATTTGATTCCATTTCAAGAATTTTTGGAACCAAATCAACAGCCTATTTTGGGAAAAAaccatgataaaaaaaaataatcaggaaaaatcttgaaaaaactaaaaatcaGAACAAGTTGGCTAAAATCGACCAAAGCCCTCGATTTAAAACTGAAACTGGATTCGTCGTTTCAAAACCGAATCTGTGAATCTACTTCCGTTTTCATTTCCCTTGTTCGGAATCGGCGGTTCTGGAACGAGCTGCATCCCCACTCTTAAGTAATAGCAATAATCAAATATTCCCTCGATCAACAacaaatagtctcattttggtTCGTCCATCAAAATTAATCTCTATCtatttattgtaaatttttttttttggcaaatctctttttttattaaatatattttaatcaCATATTACTTCATGTCGTCTACTATGAGAATCATTTTTAATGGACCGAGGGACTAGATTAAAAAGCCCAGCCATTTCAATATATAAATTGGTAAAAGATTGGGCAAAAGGCTGTAGTAACAAAATCCACTGGGCTTTCATTCTATGGAAAAAATCCccaattaatattatatttatatatcatGATAACCCTAACCTTCACTGTAACCTCTCCCGTTGCTGCTACCCTTCCTCTTGATTCATCGAATCAATCATGGGTAAGGTTCACGGTTCGTTGGCACGTGCCGGTAAGGTGAGAGGGCAGACGCCCAAGGCGGCGAAGCAGGACAAGAAGAAAAAGCCGCGCGGCCGAGCTCACAAGCGGATGCAGTACAATCGCCGTTTCGTCACCGCCGGTAACCTCACTCTTCTCTTGTGTGTTTTTTTGCTAGAATTCTGTTGCATTATGACCTAATTGTGTTTTATTGAATTTACCATAATGTTTTGtgttgcatgcatgatcatTCATGCGTAAAATGCATGCAACACAAGATAGCGAGCTATAAAGGAAGTCGTTGGAAGTTGGGAGTTAAGTAGGAGTTAGTTGCTGTGTAACTAACTCAAGCCAGCTGGCAATCATCACGTGAGATATGACGTGTTGCAGCCAATAAGAGTCGAGCACGTGGCTGTTAGTTAGTTAAGTGAGCTAAGATGAACAGTATAAGTAGAGGAGTTGCTTATTTCTTTCGGTTATGTTGAGTATAGTGTTGAATTGTAAATCGGAgcttagatcgtggatctagTTCCTCCTCTTCGTTTGATTGTTTCTATCGTGTAAACTTCTTGTTGATTCAATAATACGATCCTCGATTGTTCATTCAAGAGTTGCTTTGCGTATTATCGCTGAGTTCGGCAATGCCGAACTAAGAGAGGGAGACCGagaagaagtcactgagttcggcagtgacgagcGAAGATAGGAAGACCGCGAGgaagtcactgagttcggcagtgacgagctaagataggaagaccgcgaagaagtcactgagttcggcagtggCGAGTTAAGATAGGAAGACCGcgaagaagtcactgagttcggcagtggcgagctaagatagggaagctacgagctcggatcgtaacaagtggtatcaaaGCAGTCGATCTCCGGAAACTGGAACGGTGACGCGAGGCGctgaaatggagaagaaaatggCGGAATTGATGGATCAGAAGTTAAGTGAGCGTGATCAAGTCATTCATGAGCAGGAAATCCAAATTTTGGAATTGAGGCAAGCAATCGCTACGATTAATTTGCAGAATCAGAAAAACAACGCAGCAATGGATAATGGTGAAGGAAGTAGCGAAGGAAAATCAGATTGGGGAAGATCTACTCGATATGAGTTTCCTAAATTTGATGGTGAAGGATTTGAAGGTTGGATGATGAGAGCGGAATATTTTTTTCAAGTAGCAAGGGTACCAGAGGCGGAGAAAGTAAAGGTAGCAGCAATTCATATGGAAGGAAAAGCTCTCCAATGGCATAGAGGATTTTTGACTCTACATGGAAATGAGGCGTATGTTGATTGGAGATATTACATCTCGTGCGTAGCAGCTCGCTTTGGAGCTCATGCTTTTGAGGATCCGCTTGCAGATCTGAGGAATCTCAAACAAAAAGGTACGCTACAATCATACATGGATACTTTTGATGAGTTGTATCCGAGAGCTAATATAAGAGAGGATCAAGCACTTAGTTTTTTCTTATCTGGACTTATTGATGAACTACAAATGCCAGTGAGAATGTTTAAACCTAAGAGCTTGGCTGAGGCTTACTCATTAGCTAAATTGCAAGAACTAACTGTGAAGGCTTTAGGAATTAAGCCTAAGGTGATGCAGAGTAATGTGTATTCTAATAGCAGTTATTACTCGAGTAGTAAGCCCCTGGCAGTCACCACTAATACTAAACCTGTGGTGAATACTAACAATTGGAGTGGAGGTAATAAGGAGCCTAATCATTTGGGTGGTGTTAGAGCTAGCACTAATCTATCACCCAAAGAAATGGATGAAAAAAGAGCTAGGAAGGAGTGTTTCTGGTGCACTGAAAAATTCACTCCTAATCATCAATGTTCTAAGAGGAAATTTTATGTTATACAACTGATTGAGCTGGGAGACACAGCAGAAAGTGAGGAACAAGCAGATTTGGCAGATGAAACAAGGGCTGGTGAAGAACCGGATCTCCAGCTGTCTTTACATGCTGTTTGGGGTAAGAATGGACCTCAACTGATGAGGATTAGGGGAATCTgtcagaaaaaggctttaaagatCTTAATTGATACTGGGAGTACTCATAACTTCTTGAGTTCCAGAGTAGCTAAAAAGATTAAGTGTGAACTCACTGCAGTGAGCTCTAAGGCTGTAGAGGTTGCTAATGGACAACTACTGCAATGCAATCAGAAATGTAGTAGCCTTGAGTGGGAAATGCAGGGAGCAACATTTCAAGCTGAGGTCTATCTTATTCATTTAGAAACTTATGATTTGATATTGGGTGGTGCTTGGTTGTCTACCTTGGGTGAGATTACATGGGATTTCAACAAGCTGACTATGCAATTCAAATTATCTGGTGCGGTTGTGAAGTTGCAAGAAGAGCTATGGTCACCAAAATCTGATCAATTACATTGTTTACATATCTGCAACCTGcaagaaaaagatgaaaatgaaagaaagatCAGCCAGCTGATGCCTTCAATAGAAGAGGAAATTTCCTTCTGTTATGAGATCAGTACAGAGGAAATATGGCCAGAACTTAAACTGATATTGGATGAGAATGAAGCCATATTTGCAGAGCCAAGTTCATTACCACCACCGAGGGAGCAAGATCACAAAATCATTTTGAAAGAGGGGTCTAATGCTGTCAACATAAGGCCCTATAAATATGCTTCCAAACAGAAAGATATCATTGAAACTATGATTGATGAAATGCTGAAATCTGGAGTTATAAGGCATAGTGAGAGTTCCTTTGCTAGCCCTATTGTTTTAGTCAAGAAGAAGGACTCATCATGGCGCATGTGTgtggattatagagctttaaatgcTATCACGGTTAAGGATAAATATCCTATACCGGTTATTGAGGAGCTTTTGGATGAGTTGGGTGGGGCTACTTGGTTTTCTAAAATTGATCTACGGTCTGGCTATTGGCAAGTTCGAATGAGGCTGGAGGACATCCATAAAACAGCCTTCAAAACTCACTCCGGTCACtatgaatttttagtgatgCCATTTGGATTAACAAATGCTCCGGCCACCTTTCAAAACTTGATGAATTCTGTCTTCAGAGAGCATTTGAggaaatttattttggttttcttgatgacatcttgatctATAGCAAAAATAAGGAAGACCATGAGTTTCACTTGAAGGCTGTGATGAACTTAATGAAGCAGCACAGCCTTCTAGCTAAGAAGTCTAAATGTAGTTTTGGGTGTAGAAGGGTGGAATACTTGGGACATGTCATTTCTGCTGATGGTGTTGCTACTGATGAAGCCAAGATAGCAGCGGTTAAGAATTGGCCAAGACCAAAAACGATTAAACATGTTAGAAGCTTCTTGGGTTTAACTGGATATTATAGGCGATTTGTATACAATTATGGAGTCATTGCTAAACCATTGATAGAGGTGACAAAAGGTGCTGCATTTAGTTGGCCTGAGGAAGCACAAGAAGCTTTTGATAAATTAAAGAGTGCTATGATATCTGCACCAGTTTTAGCTTTACCCGATTTCTCCAAGGAATTTGTAGTTGAAACAGACGCATCTGGAGTGGGTATTGGTGCTGTACTAATGCAGGAGAAACATCCTATAGCTTTTATCAGCAAAGCCTTAACTCCTAAACATCAAGCCCTGTCTGTGTATGAAAAAGAACTCTTGGCTATCTTGATGGCAGTAAAAAAATGGTATTACTACCTGCAATGTAGGAGGTTTATAATCCTAACTGATCATCAGAGCCTCAAATATTTGGTTGAGCAGAAGTTGACAACTCCAACTCAACAAGCTTGGATGACAAAACTTATGCAATTCGATTATGAGATAAGGTACAAGAAAGGATGTGATAATGCAGTGGCTGATGCCTTATCTAGGGTGCCTGAATCTATGATATTTGCCCTAACTTCTCTTATAATTCCCTTGGAATTAATTGAGCAGATTAAGGAATCTTGGAAAGCagatcaacaaattcaattaattttgaatgCAAAACAGACTGATACTACTTCTCACCCTAAATTTAGCTGGAAAAATGGTGAGTTAAGGAGAAATGGCAGACTTGTAGTTGGAAATGATGTATTCTTGAAGGCCAAAATTCTAACTATATTCCATGAGTCTGCAACAGCTGGCCATTCGGGTGTGTTGGGAACTTACAAGAGGATCTCTGCCTTGTGTTATTGGCCTAAGATGATGAAGGATGTTAAAGAATTTGTGAGGATGTGTGTGACTTGCCAAAGATATAAACCAAGCACTACTTCCCCGGCTGGATTACTTCAACCCCTGCCTATGCCTGCTGCAATTTTTACTGATATCACTATGGATTTCATAGAGGCTTTACCTACTTCGCATGGAAAAGACACTATATTTGTGGTGGTAGATCGGTTGAGTAAGTATGCTCATTTTATGGCTTTGTCCCATCCTTTTACAGCCAAGAAAGTAGCAGAAATATTCAtggattttgttttcaaattacATGGCATGCCTGCTaaaattgtgagtgatcgaggtGCTGTGTTTGTGGGAGCTTTCTGGAAGGAGTTTATGACTTTATTGGGTGTGGAATTGCTATATTCTACAGCCTATCACCCTGAGACCGATGGACAATCTGAGGTTGTTAATAGATGTTTACAATGTTATTTGCGATGCTCTATGGGAGAGAAACCACACTCTTGGGTTCAATGGCTGGGATTAGCCGAATATTGGTACAACACTACTTATCACTTGAGTATTCGGATGACTCCCTTTGAAGCATTATATGGATTTCCACCTCCTTTACATGTCCCATACCTACCTGGGGATTCAGATATTGAAGCTATAGACATTGCTTTGAGAGATAGAGAGGAGATGATTGTcatattaaagaaaaatattgaGAAAGCTGCAGCAAGAATGAAGAAACAAGCTGATCTTCATCGTTTTGACAGAGAGTTTCAGATTGGTGATTGGGTTTGGCTGAAGCTTCAAGACTATAGGCAGAAATCTATTCGGGGCAAACACCACAAGTTCGAAGCTAAGTTTTTTGGACCATATCAGATCGTGGATAGAATGGGGAAGGTAGCTTATAAGCTGAATTTACCCTCATCAGCTGCTATACATGATGTCTTTCATGTTTCATTACTGAAGCCCGCTGCACCTCCTCTCGGGCCTATTTCAGATCTACCATCTACATCTCATATCAATGATGCTATACCACAAGCGATTCTGGATAGAAAAATGGTGAAGCGACACAATCAAGCGGCTACAAAATGGCTGATCCATTGGAAAGATAGATCCCCTGCCGATGCTTCTTGGGAATTCGCGGACGTGATCACCGAGCGTTTCCCTtggttccttgaggacaaggaaccttaagtcgggggtattgttgcatgcatgatcatTCATGCGTAAAATGCATGCAACACAAGATAGCGAGCTATAAAGGAAGTCGTTGGAAGTTGGGAGTTAAGTAGGAGTTAGTTGCTGTGTAACTAACTCAAGCCAGCTGGCAATCATCACGTGAGATATGACGTGTTGCAGCCAATAAGAGTCGAGCACGTGGCTGTTAGTTAGTTAAGTGAGCTAAGATGAACAGTATAAGTAGAGGAGTTGCTTATTTCTTTCGGTTATGTTGAGTATAGTGTTGAATTGTAAATCGGAgcttagatcgtggatctagTTCCTCCTCTTCGTTTGATTGTTTCTATCGTGTAAACTTCTTGTTGATTCAATAATACGATCCTCGATTGTTCATTCAAGAGTTGCTTTGCGTATTATCGCTGAGTTCGGCAATGCCGAACTAAGAGAGGGAGACCGagaagaagtcactgagttcggcagtgacgagcGAAGATAGGAAGACCGCGAGgaagtcactgagttcggcagtgacgagctaagataggaagaccgcgaagaagtcactgagttcggcagtggCGAGTTAAGATAGGAAGACCGcgaagaagtcactgagttcggcagtggCGAGCTAAGATAGGGAAGCTACGAGCTCGGATCGTAACATATTGTTTACatttagcatgattttatttgtttgattttttcttCTGAATTGGGGATTATAGGATTGGAATTTGAACCCTAGTTTCAGTGATGTGTCTGATTAGATATGTATCATTATGAATGAATTGATATGCGGAAAGAAGAGGGGACCAAATTCATAAGCTGCTATTGGTGTATTTGTTGCAGTTGTTGGCTTTGGAAAGAAGAGGGGACCAAATTCGTCTGAGAAGTAGTTGTTGAAGAGATTTTTATTGGTTTGATTTCATCATGTAGTATTGTTATTTACTTTGTCCTATCATTTTGAAtataaagattggatttttatttctatttaccTTCCTATTGTGAAAGAATTTGCTTATCTCTGAGCTTTTTTATAGTTTGAACAGCCATTATCAGTAAATTGCAGTATTTACGTTTGGTTTCGATTGGTACAACAAACTGGGGAAGTACTCTTTGAATCAAGTTAAATGAGAATCTAGTTATTTCCTAGAAATAGGTAATATCCCAACACTCACTAAATATTGGCTATCCAAAATGGTTAGATTTTTGTTTGGCAAAAGAATTAGTTGGAGATAATTTCTTAAGTAAAACTAATTGGAAAACCAGTTGAGTTATGCAAGAACAAACTATTGAAACATTTAGGGGTGTTGTCGAACTAATCAAGTCCGTTGTTTTTAACCAATAATTGAAGTTCTGGTTTTTGGTTAGTGTTTCTTTAAAAATTTGGTTTCAATTAAAGGATGAAGATGCGCAATGCAATTTGCGAGGATGATCACTTTTACCTAATCAACATACTTATGCATAGAAAGAGAGAATGATGTTATTTATCCATTTTTCTTTATGCTAAGAATTCACATTGATGCAAAGGGAAAAAGAGAGAGcgattattatttataaaatcacATTGCCCAAGGGCGATTCAAATGGTATATGGCAAGATTTTACAAAATCAATTATTTAGGATTTTACAAAATCAATTTACAGTTctaaataaaacacaaaatttcTTATTTAGCCAATCTTATAAAACAAACTCAAAACAGGTCAATATAAGGAAGAATATCTGAAGACCACAATTTttgaaacaaacaaaaaaaaatttattcccCTCATTTTCATACATAACACTATGCATTCACATTTGAAGTTGTATGAATAGATCATATGATCCACTAATATATGATCAACTCAATCTTTTGAGAACCTCCTCTTTCCATCTCAACTCACTACTCCGGGAAGGTTCCCGTGAGTCGAATATGGTCCAACGTACGTCGTAGACCATACCTATTCACGGCCGCCATGGCGGCCCTGTAACCCCCTCCGTACGCTGGAGAGGCATCGTGGGCGATCTGATGCATGAAAAACTCGCCTAGCTTGTTCTCGACAGTCGACTTACCTCCCTTCTTGGATGCTGACCAAGGAGAAtatgacgatgatgatgatgaggaagacGAAGCTGTAAAGGTGGTGGATGGTATGCTCAATACCTCTGACTCCAGCCATAGGCGCGCGAGCACTTGACAGATACCTTCTTCCACCTCGTGCCTCAGATGGCGGTAGCCTGCACGATGCCATAAGTGGAATGACTTATTTAACATAGAAGGCGCGTACAAACCATCATTTATGTGAAGTGAGACACCATTTTAATGGCTCGGATCTTTACCATTGAGACGTAGCCATCCGTGCATCAACTCATGCGCAAGGATTGCTCCGGTCAGCAACCTGCAGCAAGAATTGGTTAGACACATTCAACGTTGCAAACCCGAGATCTAGCTAGATAGTAGTTACCTTGGAAGGCCATACAAAACCAGAATGGCTGTAACATCACACCTCCTAACCAGCTTCTGCAGTTGTGTCCTCATTCCCACTAGTCCACACCGCTCCATTCTTGGCCTTCTCGACACCTGAATATTGGTCGTACGACACAGAATTTGTAACAAACAGCCTAATAAAAGTTCTGTTGAAGGAAAGAATGATCCAATGCTAGTACTAGAGAAGAGCTTACACTAGTAACAGTTTGCTCTTCGGATAAGCATAAGCCTCTTGTTTCCGGCATGTGATGATAGCCCTGCAAAATGGTAGTGATTCGTATAAATAAAAGTAATCAACAATACAATAAAATGGATATGGAGAAAATACTTACATGCTTCTCGCCCTCAATGGCCTCGTTAAGGGCTATTCTTTCAACAAGAAGCATTGGAATTTGTTGATCAATCCTCATGTTCAGTCCCTCATAGTAGTCCCTAATTGCATGGTACAACGGCTGACAGTCACCGGTGTCCATGATAGCCGACTCCATACACTCCAAGCATATGCTACGACTATCTCCCAGCGATATGTATCTAGTATTCCATGACTTGAAACAACAAAAACTGTAAATTACAGATTTTCATCCTATggttgaaatga
This genomic interval from Salvia splendens isolate huo1 chromosome 13, SspV2, whole genome shotgun sequence contains the following:
- the LOC121762513 gene encoding protein DA1-related 2-like isoform X1; translated protein: MSSSNVNHLAQPCIYGNIVSSYGERKSRLMRWLSKVFQGGGSRRRAATGVQQPGDGNVILRAPTRSSDDRSRANKEKEELDRAVALSLNEDLSKPNGYRWRTANDEDLARTLHDSLNSAPYNPQYGPRDYCPEAYRKCGGCEREIVQGNYLGCMGTFFHPECFCCFACGHPITELEFSLSGKDTYHKSCFKELTHPKCEVCHQFIPTNGAGLIEYRCHPFWSQKYCPSHEHDNTARCCSCERLESWNTRYISLGDSRSICLECMESAIMDTGDCQPLYHAIRDYYEGLNMRIDQQIPMLLVERIALNEAIEGEKHGYHHMPETRGLCLSEEQTVTSVSRRPRMERCGLVGMRTQLQKLVRRCDVTAILVLYGLPRLLTGAILAHELMHGWLRLNGYRHLRHEVEEGICQVLARLWLESEVLSIPSTTFTASSSSSSSSSYSPWSASKKGGKSTVENKLGEFFMHQIAHDASPAYGGGYRAAMAAVNRYGLRRTLDHIRLTGTFPE